The following coding sequences are from one Formosa haliotis window:
- a CDS encoding tetratricopeptide repeat-containing sensor histidine kinase: MKKIISTIILLYLSVGFAQTKAIDSLTVQLAFQKTDTSKISTSIKLVQELYDENEYNLALKYIYESEKLATKLNYTPGLSKIAYLKALLYTQKEDYLNAINHFYEAKNLFKTLQDTLAIARINNQIGLIEISRGYYEQGLNHTLSAIQELEKRNLNKELKNAYKGLASAYFKNEKYEQAIEFNLKRLKIEEQFGNKDQIIEINKNLAGLYSIEKEHRKSIDYYERILFLNPENDSILTDILPKIGHEYLQFRDFDKAQAYLSKSLLLSRKTKHIPSLIEALNTTGELNYKQNKTHLAERQLIEAHALLLSNPNKTEELKNYWLLKTVDSIQQDYQRAFMWQNKYYNLKDSLEQAKITEAAAKQNKMLNLDHFQEAQAIPLPNTPQTDLVTFGTNKKDFDKLQLITYALLAAFVIVSTFLVLIYRNRDRRNKYTLDLEAKTKKIELQNEAILEQSAHLENINNVKDKLFSIVSHDLKDSLTSINGFIDLLKDGSLTRQEFDRLIPELSENANNASLLLFNLLNWSKSQMESLEPSATMFDIREVFHDKLKLIEHKLIDKNIELVDNTLRDFVYADYSMIEIIIQNLLTNAVKFSKSGDRITIANHVSNGKTIISIQDTGVGISKENIQKLFKCNSFTTVGTKNEKGTGLGLSICKELVELNNGKIWVESIMNSGSTFYVELPKAKQATPVLT, translated from the coding sequence ATGAAAAAGATAATTTCTACAATTATTCTTTTATACCTATCTGTTGGTTTTGCCCAAACCAAAGCGATAGATAGTTTAACTGTGCAGTTAGCTTTTCAGAAAACAGATACCTCTAAAATTTCGACATCTATTAAGTTAGTTCAGGAATTATATGATGAAAATGAATATAATTTAGCCTTAAAATATATTTATGAGTCCGAAAAATTAGCAACTAAACTTAATTATACCCCTGGACTAAGTAAAATAGCATATTTAAAAGCTTTACTCTACACTCAAAAAGAAGATTACTTAAATGCAATTAATCATTTTTATGAAGCAAAAAATCTCTTTAAAACACTTCAAGATACCTTAGCTATTGCACGTATCAATAATCAAATTGGTTTAATCGAAATTTCTCGTGGCTATTATGAACAGGGATTAAATCACACTCTATCGGCTATACAAGAGTTAGAAAAAAGAAATCTAAACAAAGAACTTAAAAATGCTTATAAAGGTTTAGCTAGTGCTTATTTTAAAAATGAAAAATACGAACAAGCGATAGAATTTAATCTGAAACGTTTAAAGATTGAAGAACAATTTGGAAATAAAGACCAAATTATAGAGATTAATAAAAATTTAGCTGGCCTATATTCTATTGAAAAAGAACATCGAAAATCGATTGATTATTACGAACGTATTTTATTCCTTAATCCTGAAAACGATTCTATATTAACCGATATTCTTCCTAAAATTGGTCATGAATATTTACAATTTAGAGATTTTGACAAAGCACAAGCCTATCTCTCTAAAAGCTTACTCTTATCGCGGAAAACAAAACATATCCCCAGTTTAATTGAAGCTTTAAACACCACTGGCGAATTAAACTACAAACAAAACAAAACACATTTAGCAGAGAGACAATTAATAGAAGCTCATGCCTTATTACTTAGTAACCCGAACAAAACTGAAGAACTTAAAAATTATTGGCTTTTAAAAACTGTCGATTCTATACAGCAGGATTACCAAAGGGCCTTTATGTGGCAAAACAAATATTACAATTTAAAAGACAGTTTAGAACAAGCTAAAATTACCGAAGCTGCTGCTAAGCAAAATAAAATGCTAAACTTAGACCATTTCCAAGAAGCTCAAGCCATACCACTGCCTAATACGCCTCAAACAGATCTGGTAACCTTTGGCACAAATAAAAAAGATTTCGATAAACTTCAGCTTATTACTTACGCGCTTTTAGCCGCTTTCGTTATTGTTTCTACCTTCCTCGTGCTTATCTATAGAAACCGTGACAGACGTAATAAATACACGCTAGACCTTGAAGCAAAAACTAAGAAAATTGAACTTCAAAACGAAGCCATTCTGGAACAGTCTGCACATTTAGAAAACATAAATAATGTAAAAGATAAACTGTTTTCTATAGTATCTCACGATTTAAAAGATTCTCTAACCTCTATAAATGGGTTTATCGATTTACTTAAAGATGGCTCGCTAACACGACAAGAGTTCGACCGACTCATTCCTGAATTAAGCGAAAATGCTAATAATGCATCTTTATTGTTGTTCAACTTACTAAACTGGTCTAAATCGCAAATGGAGTCTTTAGAACCTAGCGCAACCATGTTTGATATTCGTGAAGTTTTTCATGATAAATTAAAACTCATAGAGCATAAACTTATAGACAAAAATATAGAACTCGTAGATAATACTCTGCGCGATTTTGTTTATGCAGATTATAGTATGATTGAAATTATTATTCAAAATCTACTTACAAATGCCGTAAAATTTAGTAAATCTGGAGACCGTATTACTATTGCCAATCATGTTAGTAACGGCAAAACAATCATAAGTATTCAAGATACAGGTGTTGGTATTTCTAAAGAAAATATTCAAAAATTATTTAAGTGTAATTCTTTTACCACAGTGGGAACCAAGAATGAAAAAGGTACAGGTCTAGGCCTTTCTATTTGCAAAGAATTAGTAGAACTTAATAATGGAAAAATCTGGGTTGAAAGCATAATGAACTCCGGTAGCACATTTTATGTAGAACTCCCTAAAGCGAAACAAGCTACTCCTGTTTTAACCTAA
- a CDS encoding pyruvate dehydrogenase complex dihydrolipoamide acetyltransferase, with translation MAEIINMPRLSDTMEEGTVATWLKKVGDKVSEGDILAEIETDKATMEFESFHEGTLLYIGVQEGETTKVDELLAIIGEEGEDISGIVSGGSAPAATETKTEEAPAPEAEAEAPAAPAASAELPEGVVVVTMPRLSDTMEEGTVATWLKKEGDTVEEGDILAEIETDKATMEFESFNSGTLLYVGLKEGETAKVDSLLAIIGPAGTDVSAVASNFGTAAPAPAAKTEAPKAEAPKAEAPKAAAKQEAPKAAAPTAAPKVTKDGGRLFVSPLAKKIADEKGINIADVKGTGESGRIIKRDVENFVPPVAAPAAASAAGFAASEESFEELPNSNMRKAIAKNLAKSKFTAPHYYLNVEFDMDNAIAFRKEVNAVPDTKISFNDIVVKACAMALKQHPQVNSQWFDDKMRLNHHVHIGVAVAVEDGLVVPVVKFADEQKLTQIGAAVKEFAVKAKTKKLSLAEMEGSTFTISNLGMFGIDSFTSIINQPNSAILSVGAIVQKPVVKDGAIVVGNTMKLCLAADHRTVDGATGAQFLQTLKGFIENPISMLL, from the coding sequence ATGGCTGAAATTATTAATATGCCACGCCTAAGCGATACCATGGAAGAAGGTACCGTTGCAACGTGGTTGAAAAAAGTTGGAGACAAAGTATCGGAAGGTGACATTTTAGCCGAAATCGAAACAGATAAAGCTACGATGGAGTTTGAATCCTTTCATGAAGGAACTTTACTTTATATTGGAGTTCAAGAAGGAGAAACAACCAAAGTAGACGAATTACTTGCCATTATTGGTGAAGAAGGCGAAGATATTTCTGGAATTGTTAGTGGAGGATCGGCACCAGCTGCTACTGAAACTAAAACAGAAGAAGCTCCGGCTCCTGAAGCAGAGGCTGAGGCTCCTGCTGCACCAGCTGCAAGTGCAGAACTTCCTGAAGGTGTTGTGGTGGTTACCATGCCACGTTTAAGTGACACTATGGAAGAAGGTACTGTTGCTACATGGCTTAAAAAAGAAGGCGATACTGTAGAAGAAGGTGATATCCTTGCGGAAATCGAAACTGATAAAGCGACTATGGAATTTGAATCTTTTAATTCAGGTACATTATTGTATGTTGGATTAAAAGAAGGAGAAACTGCAAAAGTAGATTCATTATTAGCTATTATTGGTCCTGCAGGAACAGATGTATCTGCTGTGGCTAGTAATTTTGGTACGGCTGCTCCGGCACCTGCTGCTAAAACTGAAGCACCTAAAGCCGAAGCTCCAAAAGCAGAAGCTCCTAAGGCTGCAGCTAAACAAGAAGCTCCAAAAGCTGCTGCGCCAACTGCAGCGCCTAAGGTTACTAAAGATGGCGGACGTTTATTTGTATCTCCTTTAGCTAAGAAAATTGCAGACGAGAAAGGAATAAATATTGCCGACGTTAAAGGAACAGGAGAAAGCGGACGTATCATTAAGCGTGACGTAGAAAACTTTGTGCCACCTGTAGCTGCTCCTGCCGCTGCATCTGCTGCCGGTTTTGCTGCTTCTGAAGAGAGTTTTGAAGAATTACCAAACTCTAACATGCGTAAAGCAATTGCTAAAAACTTAGCGAAATCTAAATTTACTGCACCTCACTATTACTTAAATGTTGAGTTCGATATGGATAACGCTATTGCGTTCCGTAAAGAAGTAAATGCAGTTCCAGATACTAAAATTTCATTTAACGATATCGTGGTTAAAGCTTGTGCTATGGCATTAAAGCAACACCCACAAGTGAACTCGCAATGGTTCGATGATAAAATGAGATTAAATCATCATGTACATATCGGTGTTGCCGTAGCTGTAGAAGATGGTCTTGTTGTACCTGTAGTGAAATTTGCAGACGAACAAAAGTTAACTCAAATTGGTGCTGCTGTAAAAGAATTTGCAGTTAAAGCTAAAACTAAGAAGTTATCGCTTGCAGAAATGGAAGGAAGTACCTTTACTATTTCTAACTTAGGTATGTTTGGTATAGATAGTTTTACTTCTATTATTAACCAACCTAATTCAGCAATTCTTTCTGTTGGAGCAATTGTACAAAAACCAGTTGTTAAAGACGGAGCTATTGTTGTAGGAAATACTATGAAACTTTGTTTAGCTGCCGACCACAGAACGGTTGATGGTGCAACAGGAGCTCAATTCCTTCAAACATTAAAAGGATTTATTGAAAATCCAATTTCGATGTTGTTATAA
- the ctlX gene encoding citrulline utilization hydrolase CtlX, which yields MQQTTNTILMIRPVNFRMNEQTAVNNYYQKAMKGVLPDTVNAKAQQEFDAYVEKLRAIGVQIIVVNDSEETDTPDSIFPNNWISFHENGTVGLYPMFAENRRLERREDILDVLEDNGFIIQDVLDYTSAEDEGVFLEGTGSLLLDRANGKAYCALSPRADEDLFIEFCEDFDYFPVVFTAYQTINNQRKPIYHTNVMMCLAETFAVICLECIDDKKERKQVVEHLKMSGKEVIAITESQVQHFAGNMLQVKGANDELFLIMSTSAFESLNQNQINAITKHCKIVHSSLDTIEACGGGSARCMMAEVFLPQQ from the coding sequence ATGCAACAAACAACGAATACCATTTTAATGATTCGTCCGGTAAATTTTAGGATGAACGAACAAACGGCTGTTAATAATTACTATCAAAAAGCAATGAAGGGTGTTTTGCCAGATACCGTGAATGCAAAAGCACAACAGGAATTTGATGCTTATGTGGAAAAATTAAGAGCTATAGGAGTACAAATTATTGTTGTTAACGATTCTGAAGAGACTGATACACCAGATTCTATTTTTCCAAATAACTGGATTTCTTTTCATGAAAATGGAACGGTGGGCTTATATCCTATGTTTGCCGAAAATCGTCGTTTAGAGCGCCGTGAAGATATTTTAGATGTGTTAGAGGATAACGGGTTTATTATTCAAGATGTGCTGGATTATACTAGTGCAGAAGACGAAGGTGTCTTTTTAGAAGGAACTGGAAGCTTGCTGTTAGATCGTGCGAATGGGAAAGCTTATTGTGCCTTATCTCCGAGAGCAGATGAAGATTTATTTATAGAGTTTTGTGAAGATTTTGATTATTTCCCTGTAGTATTTACCGCTTATCAAACCATAAATAATCAAAGAAAACCTATCTATCATACCAACGTAATGATGTGTTTGGCAGAGACCTTTGCTGTGATTTGTTTGGAATGCATAGACGATAAGAAGGAACGCAAGCAGGTGGTTGAGCATTTAAAAATGAGTGGAAAAGAAGTAATAGCGATTACAGAATCTCAAGTGCAGCATTTTGCTGGTAATATGCTTCAGGTAAAAGGTGCAAATGATGAATTGTTTTTAATTATGAGTACGTCTGCATTCGAATCTTTAAACCAAAATCAAATTAATGCTATAACTAAGCATTGTAAAATAGTGCATAGTTCTTTAGATACTATTGAAGCTTGCGGCGGCGGAAGTGCACGTTGTATGATGGCCGAGGTATTTTTACCACAGCAATAA
- a CDS encoding SDR family NAD(P)-dependent oxidoreductase produces the protein MKNVIITGTSRGIGFELVKCFAKAGHQVLALSRNDIPVSDLNLKNVTTFKFNLEEDNDFIRVQDFVKSNWKQVDILIHNAGILINKPFSELSKSDFQTVYNTNVFGVAELTRILLPFMVKGSHMVTISSMGGIQGSMKFPGLAAYSSSKGAVITLSELLAEEYKDSGMAFNVLALGAVQTEMLEEAFPGYQAPTTAEAMADYIFNFSLTSNAYYNGKVLQVSSTTP, from the coding sequence ATGAAAAACGTTATTATAACAGGGACAAGCCGTGGTATTGGTTTTGAATTAGTAAAGTGTTTTGCTAAAGCAGGACATCAGGTATTAGCATTATCTCGAAATGATATACCTGTTAGCGATTTAAACCTTAAAAATGTCACGACCTTTAAATTCAATTTAGAAGAGGATAACGATTTTATTCGTGTTCAAGATTTTGTGAAAAGCAATTGGAAACAGGTGGATATTTTAATTCACAATGCAGGGATTTTAATTAATAAACCGTTTTCAGAATTATCCAAATCCGATTTTCAAACGGTGTATAATACTAATGTCTTTGGTGTTGCCGAACTCACAAGAATTCTATTGCCGTTTATGGTAAAAGGGAGTCATATGGTTACTATAAGTTCTATGGGGGGTATTCAAGGCAGTATGAAATTTCCGGGATTGGCAGCCTATAGTTCAAGCAAAGGAGCCGTAATTACCTTGTCAGAATTACTTGCCGAGGAATATAAAGACTCGGGAATGGCGTTTAATGTGTTGGCTTTAGGAGCAGTGCAAACCGAAATGCTAGAAGAAGCTTTTCCTGGCTATCAAGCTCCAACAACAGCAGAAGCTATGGCCGATTATATTTTTAATTTTTCATTAACAAGCAATGCGTATTACAATGGGAAAGTGTTGCAAGTATCATCAACAACCCCTTAA
- a CDS encoding HAD-IA family hydrolase, producing the protein MSKYKCVIFDCDGVLVDSEALSNGILANLANQYGANLDIDTAIKIFKGCSMTMCIEKIKTLVTSPIPDDFEATYRKLSVEAFKKQIKPIEGIAEVLDELELPFCVASSGPEDKMRLNLKLTGLLEHFEGRLFSCFTIGKWKPDPAVFLWAAETMGFKPEECLVVEDSYSGVSGALAGGFDVFGYTAHDVHNQLKGYPTLEFDNMNQLISLINQAK; encoded by the coding sequence ATGAGTAAATATAAATGTGTCATTTTCGATTGCGATGGAGTACTTGTAGATAGTGAAGCCTTAAGCAATGGTATTTTAGCTAATTTAGCCAATCAGTATGGGGCTAATTTAGATATAGATACCGCTATTAAAATTTTTAAAGGTTGTTCTATGACCATGTGTATCGAAAAGATTAAAACCTTGGTTACCTCTCCAATTCCAGATGATTTTGAAGCGACCTATAGAAAATTAAGTGTAGAAGCCTTTAAAAAACAAATTAAACCTATAGAAGGAATCGCTGAGGTTTTAGACGAATTAGAGTTGCCCTTTTGTGTAGCATCTAGCGGACCAGAAGATAAAATGCGGTTAAATTTAAAATTAACAGGGTTGTTAGAACATTTTGAAGGTCGTTTGTTTAGTTGTTTCACTATTGGCAAATGGAAACCCGATCCTGCTGTGTTTTTATGGGCAGCAGAAACTATGGGCTTTAAACCCGAAGAATGCCTTGTTGTAGAAGATAGTTATTCTGGCGTTTCGGGAGCTTTAGCTGGTGGATTTGATGTGTTTGGGTATACGGCTCACGATGTTCATAATCAATTAAAAGGATATCCAACCTTGGAATTTGATAATATGAATCAATTAATTTCATTAATTAATCAAGCAAAATAA